The DNA segment TCCGCCCCCCGCGTTGCAGGATCTCTATGATGACGCCGATGCCGGCCGCACGCTTCCCCCCGAATACCACGCCTGGATTCAGGTAAAGGAGGGAAGCCCCTATTACGGGGTGCTGGGCAGAGTGGTTGAAAAATATCTTGACTACCACCGGGTCATTACGGCCATGGACCAGCAGATCGGCCGGGTGCTGGCCGAACTGGACAGCCTCGGCATCGCCGACAACACCGTCGTGGTCTATACCAGCGACAACGGCTATTTCTGGGGAGAAAAAGAGCTGATCGACAAGCGGTTCCCCTACGAAGAGGCGACCCGTATTCCGCTGCTCGTGCGTTATCCGGAGAAAATAAAAAATCCGGGCCGTACTTCCACAGAGATGGCGCTCAGCATCGATATGGCGCCGACGCTCCTGGAACTGGCGGGGCTCAAGGTTCCCCCAAACGTGCAGGGGATCAGCCTGGCCCCCATTTTAACGGATGAAAAGAACAGCCCGCATCGCTCTTCCGTCCACCTGGAGTACTTCAAGGACTTCCCCTACAACGTCCCCTCCTGGGATGCGGTGAGAACCGACCGTTTTCTCTACGTTGAATACGAGGGGGACAAAGGCGAGGAGTTGTTCGATATCCGGAATGATCCCCGCACCATGCACAATCTCATTGCCACGCCGGAAGGGAAAGGCGCTTTACCGGAAATGCAAGACCTGATGAAGCAGTATCTGCGGAGGAAATCCCATGGCTGAGATCGTCGCGAAAAAGAAAAGAGAGCCTTTCGGCCGCAGAGTCCTCTGCCCGGTGGGCGTCGCTTTGGGCGTCTGGGTTTTGCTCAACGGCCTGACCAGCCATCTGGAGTGGTTTGGAAACGGCGGCGGGTATCGGGCCGCGGCGGCCGTTCTCTACCCGCTTTTGGGGATAAGCATAACTTGCAGCAGCATTTTTGTGTACAGCGTCATGTATATTCGCGGCGCCTCTTTGAAAGAAAGGGTTTTCTGGGCCTACATCGTCCCGGGCGCCTTTGTCTTAAAGGAAATCTGGCGGGTAAGCGCCTTCTTTTCCCCGGGAGAATCTTTCTATTACGCCTTCGCCCCCCTGACGCTCGGGGTTCTCCTTGCCCCGGTCGGATTTCTCAGCCTCTGCGAAATGTTCTGGCGATGGCGGGACAAGCAAAGAGGAGAAGCGACCCGAATCGCGACGAGCGGCCCCGTCGCGGGGCTCGTGTTCTGGGGAATAACGGTCTTTTTCATGCTGTTTTGGGGAAGCGCGGAGGATACCCCCGGCTCCAAGTGGTTTTATCTGTACATGGAAGGCTACAAGGCATTATTCGTCCGCTAAGTATGATGGACCCCAAAATTTGGACAGTGTGTTAAGTTACACTTGGGAGCAAAAAGGAGGAGGACCAAGTGGAAAATTTAAGGAGGAAACACACACCTGTCATTCAAGGCTAAAATTCATATCCGAAAGACTGTACTCAATAGTTATTACAATACGATATATAGCCTATTCAATCCCAGTACCGCCATAAAAATCAAGGGGCTACGGAGTTACTTAGCAGCCCCTTCTTCTTTTGTGCGGTTTTGCTATTTTCAGCGTAAATTTCTCCAATACCCATTGATCCTGTTTTCGATCATTCCATCGACCGAGAATAGCTCCGAGGTAATTTTCTCTATGAAGATATCGTTTCAAAGACTGTGATTGGGGAAAATACTTTTATGAATGATTCATTACTGGGTGTGCGACAAATTTATGGGTAGAGCAGTTTTTCACCCCTCTTTAGCAAAGAGGGGTTAGGGGAGATTTGATGGAAAATAAATATCCCCTTGCTTTTATTATGAATTCCCCCTGCACCCCTTTTCCAAAGGGGGGATAAGTTTCTGCAAGTATATGATACCCACATTTTTGTCGCAGACCCTTCGTTACTTTCCTGTTTGCATTGCAAAGTCTTTGATGCATGCGGCAAGCTCTGCTTCTCGCGACTGGAAGAAATGATCTGTACCGGGGATGATCTCCAAGCGGCAGGCAAGCTCAGCCGCAACACCTTTTATCCTCTCTACCGAA comes from the Syntrophales bacterium genome and includes:
- a CDS encoding sulfatase-like hydrolase/transferase, encoding MEEIKSPDHRVSRRQTLKIIGGSLAACATDFGLASLAWGKRGEEKRPKAPQRPNIVFILSDDHRADTMGNMGHPFVKTPNLDRIAKEGVKFTNDFAAIPLCSPSRGCFLTGQYAHRHGVKNNYTPWNDRNVTFLELLKNSGYKNAFFGKWHMPGRLPDLLGKAVDRFVTFTASGGQGLYNDCPLFIDGHLTQRKGKYLTEDLTNLALDFIRENKDGPFCVYLAHKAPHQPFVPPPALQDLYDDADAGRTLPPEYHAWIQVKEGSPYYGVLGRVVEKYLDYHRVITAMDQQIGRVLAELDSLGIADNTVVVYTSDNGYFWGEKELIDKRFPYEEATRIPLLVRYPEKIKNPGRTSTEMALSIDMAPTLLELAGLKVPPNVQGISLAPILTDEKNSPHRSSVHLEYFKDFPYNVPSWDAVRTDRFLYVEYEGDKGEELFDIRNDPRTMHNLIATPEGKGALPEMQDLMKQYLRRKSHG